A part of Microbacterium atlanticum genomic DNA contains:
- a CDS encoding ABC transporter substrate-binding protein, with product MPQHTASRLRWSLLAAPLAGVLILAGCAGGGDDDGGDSNDGGGDTAAGFSLMVAQANDQDDYWGETAAKYTEQTGVEIEVIPYPSDAYNTQVTTQLQAGNAADMMILAPGTGQPISVVNLAEAGFLEPLNETSAATIPAGTEAEYSFDGDIFAQPAALVPVGFIYNAPGGEEVGIDEYPTTYEDLLEACTTARDGGKTFTVLAGGVPFNTGLFSMLVSATRVYAETPDWNEQRAAGDVTFADSGWRDVLEDVIEMNDGGCFQDGVAGGTFDSITQGIGGQTSLTAAVPGSAASSIAAGTGLDLNVQAFPPADGGDPYTLASANYAWAVNASSDDDVKASAQEFLDWLATPEESQAFADLSGFVPITGATADNLLPIYEPIGDLLENGDYAGLPNATWPNPAVYDALGTGVQGLLTGQKTVDQVLEEMDAAWDS from the coding sequence ATGCCACAGCACACAGCTTCCCGGCTCCGGTGGTCGCTCTTGGCGGCACCGCTTGCGGGAGTCCTCATCCTTGCCGGTTGCGCGGGCGGCGGCGACGACGACGGAGGCGACAGCAACGACGGCGGGGGCGACACCGCGGCCGGCTTCTCGCTCATGGTCGCGCAGGCCAACGACCAGGACGACTACTGGGGCGAGACCGCTGCCAAATACACGGAGCAGACCGGTGTCGAGATCGAGGTCATCCCCTATCCGTCCGACGCGTACAACACGCAGGTCACGACGCAGCTTCAGGCCGGCAACGCGGCCGACATGATGATTCTCGCCCCCGGAACCGGCCAGCCCATCTCTGTGGTGAACCTCGCCGAGGCGGGCTTCCTCGAGCCGCTGAACGAGACGTCCGCCGCCACGATCCCCGCCGGAACAGAGGCCGAGTACTCCTTCGACGGTGACATCTTCGCGCAGCCGGCGGCTCTCGTGCCGGTCGGCTTCATCTACAACGCCCCCGGCGGCGAAGAGGTCGGCATCGACGAGTACCCGACCACCTACGAGGATCTCCTCGAGGCCTGCACCACGGCACGCGACGGCGGGAAGACCTTCACGGTGCTCGCCGGCGGCGTGCCCTTCAACACCGGCCTGTTCTCGATGCTCGTCTCGGCGACGCGCGTCTACGCCGAGACGCCCGACTGGAACGAGCAGCGCGCTGCCGGCGACGTCACCTTCGCCGACAGCGGCTGGCGTGACGTTCTCGAGGACGTCATCGAGATGAACGACGGCGGGTGCTTCCAGGACGGTGTCGCGGGCGGCACGTTCGACAGCATCACGCAGGGCATCGGCGGCCAGACGTCGCTCACCGCCGCCGTCCCGGGCTCCGCGGCATCCTCGATCGCGGCCGGCACCGGCCTGGATCTGAACGTGCAGGCGTTCCCGCCGGCAGACGGCGGCGACCCGTACACGCTCGCGTCGGCGAACTACGCTTGGGCCGTGAACGCGTCGTCGGACGACGACGTGAAGGCGTCGGCGCAGGAGTTCCTCGACTGGCTCGCAACTCCGGAGGAGTCGCAGGCGTTCGCCGACCTGTCGGGCTTCGTGCCGATCACGGGCGCCACGGCCGACAACCTGCTGCCCATTTACGAGCCGATCGGCGACCTGCTGGAGAACGGCGACTACGCGGGCCTGCCCAACGCGACCTGGCCCAACCCCGCCGTGTACGACGCGCTCGGCACCGGCGTGCAGGGCCTCCTGACCGGCCAGAAGACGGTCGACCAGGTGCTCGAGGAGATGGACGCGGCCTGGGACAGCTGA
- a CDS encoding alpha/beta hydrolase, which yields MSDTEVDFRTLPLSEVLRLFREHGEPADPRTDIDTASLKRRFPRLADVETTDLRIDGPRGRLVPGRLYRDASAEASGRALVWVHGGAFIGGHLDMPESHWVAMELAARGVPVLAVDYVKCLGEVHFPEPSDDVLAAWRHAIANAEELFGVPASAVALGGASAGGNLTAGATARLRDAAEPGPAGLVLVYPVVHPNGPDASSEVDPDSPHGSLASNFAGSPAVLADPHAFAALGPSEGFPPTLVVVCEHDGLRPSGEAFARQLEEAGVAIELRLEPGADHGHINEPADPTALPTVEAIAEWIAR from the coding sequence GTGTCTGACACCGAGGTCGACTTCCGCACGCTGCCGCTCTCCGAGGTGCTGCGGCTGTTCCGCGAGCACGGCGAGCCGGCCGACCCGCGCACCGACATCGACACGGCCTCGCTGAAGAGGCGCTTCCCGCGCCTCGCGGATGTCGAGACGACCGACCTCCGCATCGACGGGCCGCGTGGGCGGCTCGTGCCGGGTCGGTTGTACCGGGATGCCTCGGCCGAGGCATCCGGTCGCGCTCTGGTGTGGGTGCACGGCGGCGCCTTCATCGGGGGGCACCTCGACATGCCGGAATCGCACTGGGTGGCCATGGAGCTCGCGGCCCGCGGCGTCCCGGTGCTCGCCGTGGACTACGTGAAGTGCCTCGGCGAGGTGCACTTCCCGGAGCCCTCGGACGACGTGCTCGCCGCCTGGCGTCACGCGATCGCGAACGCCGAGGAGCTGTTCGGCGTGCCGGCGTCGGCCGTCGCGCTGGGCGGTGCGAGCGCCGGCGGCAACCTCACCGCCGGTGCCACGGCGCGGCTGCGGGATGCCGCCGAGCCGGGCCCGGCCGGGCTCGTCCTCGTCTACCCCGTCGTGCACCCGAACGGTCCCGACGCGTCGAGCGAGGTCGACCCGGACTCCCCGCACGGCTCCCTCGCATCCAACTTCGCGGGCTCGCCGGCCGTGCTGGCCGATCCGCATGCGTTCGCCGCCCTCGGGCCGTCCGAGGGGTTCCCCCCGACGCTGGTCGTCGTGTGCGAGCACGACGGCCTGCGCCCGTCGGGTGAGGCGTTCGCCCGCCAGCTCGAGGAGGCCGGTGTCGCGATCGAACTGCGGCTGGAGCCGGGCGCCGACCACGGGCACATCAACGAGCCCGCCGACCCCACCGCGCTGCCGACGGTCGAGGCGATCGCCGAGTGGATCGCCCGATGA
- a CDS encoding glycosyl hydrolase, whose translation MSTTPPSAPSSGLWARFVDPPDDARPRAWWHWMDGNVDPAGIVRDLTWLHSVGVRGVQLFEGGMGVPQIVPERVRPGTTAWREAIGIAQRTAADLGLELAVATSAGWSATGGPWVEPRDAMKKVVWSEAVVHGGGRRAVELPPLPGAAGLFQDAARWGAATREPWATDWRVVALPADDAHAVLVPDRVHASAPVGDDACLTDGSFERALALPRDPDGWSSAWLEVEFEEPVTVGAVTVGLPGPRGFGAAPPPDAVLEAGDGEDLRPVATLEATTVPARTATFPPVTARRFRLVLSGASAAEALPPAADGVRTPPVLRRSDAFLVSEFALRAGGRIHHAEAKAGFGVVADYYAVDTDRAADAASVAPADVHDLTDLVQGGRLEWDAPPGRWRILRLGASLTGQTNGPALPDATGLEVDKLDGARVAAFLRRHLAEFGAESFDALLSDSIESGSQNWTEDVAERFLELRGYDLTPWLPTLAGYLVGGAEASDRFLYDYRRTLAELLATEYYGTLASEAQRRGMIYYAEALEDRRPQLGDDLAMRAHADVPMGAMWTFDPASGPKPTYVADIKGAASVAHLHGSRWTGAEAFTSFDRPWSSSPRSLKHVADLQLALGVTRFCIHTSPHQPLGAPPPGVALAPFLGQAFTVNETWADMAGPWIDYLARSCALLSAGEPAVEIAVFIGEEAPVTALFGDAYDTAVPDGFDFDYVGSDALALLRVGDDGALRSPGARYRLLFLGGSSRRLTVATLRHVKRLLDAGATIVGPAPDSSPSLGDDDGEFRRLRQEVWAAGREAGRVIATSDLAAALALLDLRPEFEITGAPVRTIARLVDGHRVTFLANPAGHDVRVRILVPERVGALSAWDPVELRAVALPAVRADGARLAVDVTLPAFGSLFVVPDAAGAAPTAPAATQVHAASVRPLGGRGWTLALPGRREIALAVGPGLWTELGADGSGFSGTGIYRAEFDVSETVEDGRAWIDLGRLHDIARVVVNGVDCGVAWTAPFRVEVTAALRVGANVIEVAVATPWRNRLVAEAGHPSGEIFPPMTEVFEPSAEPLPAGLAGPVTVRLENGG comes from the coding sequence ATGTCAACGACACCGCCCTCGGCGCCCTCGTCCGGTCTGTGGGCGCGCTTCGTCGATCCGCCGGACGACGCTCGCCCGCGGGCGTGGTGGCACTGGATGGACGGGAACGTCGACCCGGCCGGCATCGTGCGCGATCTGACGTGGCTGCATTCCGTCGGGGTGCGCGGCGTCCAGCTCTTCGAAGGGGGCATGGGCGTTCCGCAGATCGTGCCCGAGCGTGTCCGTCCGGGGACAACGGCCTGGCGGGAGGCGATCGGGATCGCGCAGCGCACGGCGGCCGACCTCGGACTCGAGCTCGCGGTCGCGACCTCCGCGGGATGGAGCGCCACCGGCGGGCCGTGGGTCGAGCCCCGCGACGCGATGAAGAAGGTGGTGTGGTCCGAGGCGGTCGTCCACGGGGGCGGCAGGCGTGCCGTCGAGCTGCCGCCGCTGCCCGGCGCCGCGGGGCTCTTCCAGGACGCCGCCCGGTGGGGAGCCGCCACGCGCGAGCCATGGGCGACCGACTGGCGAGTGGTCGCGCTCCCCGCGGACGACGCGCACGCGGTGCTCGTGCCCGACCGGGTTCACGCGTCGGCTCCGGTGGGCGATGACGCCTGCCTGACCGACGGGTCGTTCGAGCGCGCGCTGGCCCTGCCGCGTGATCCCGACGGCTGGTCGTCCGCCTGGCTGGAGGTCGAGTTCGAGGAGCCCGTGACGGTCGGTGCGGTCACCGTGGGACTCCCCGGCCCGCGCGGATTCGGTGCGGCGCCCCCGCCGGACGCCGTGCTCGAGGCGGGGGACGGCGAGGACCTCCGACCGGTCGCGACGCTCGAGGCGACCACCGTGCCCGCTCGCACGGCGACCTTCCCACCCGTCACCGCCCGCAGATTCCGCCTCGTCCTCTCCGGGGCGAGCGCGGCTGAGGCGCTCCCGCCCGCCGCGGACGGCGTGCGCACGCCGCCGGTGCTGCGCCGCAGCGACGCGTTCCTCGTCTCCGAGTTCGCGCTGCGCGCCGGCGGCCGCATCCACCATGCCGAGGCGAAGGCCGGGTTCGGGGTCGTCGCCGACTACTACGCCGTCGACACCGACCGGGCAGCGGATGCCGCGTCCGTGGCCCCTGCGGACGTGCACGACCTCACCGACCTTGTTCAGGGCGGAAGGCTGGAGTGGGATGCTCCTCCCGGACGGTGGCGCATCCTCCGGCTCGGCGCGTCGCTCACGGGTCAGACGAACGGCCCCGCCCTCCCCGATGCGACCGGGCTCGAAGTCGACAAGCTCGACGGCGCCCGGGTCGCGGCGTTCCTGCGGCGCCACCTCGCCGAGTTCGGCGCGGAGTCGTTCGACGCCCTGCTGAGCGACAGCATCGAGTCCGGCAGCCAGAACTGGACCGAGGACGTCGCCGAGAGATTCCTCGAGCTGCGGGGCTACGACCTGACGCCGTGGCTCCCGACGCTCGCGGGGTACCTGGTGGGCGGGGCAGAGGCATCCGACCGCTTTCTCTACGACTATCGCCGCACGCTCGCCGAGCTCCTCGCGACCGAGTACTACGGCACGCTCGCGTCGGAGGCGCAGCGCCGCGGCATGATCTACTACGCCGAGGCGCTCGAAGACAGACGCCCCCAGCTCGGCGACGACCTCGCGATGCGGGCGCACGCCGACGTGCCGATGGGCGCGATGTGGACGTTCGACCCCGCTTCCGGCCCGAAGCCGACGTATGTCGCCGACATCAAGGGTGCGGCATCCGTTGCCCATCTCCACGGCAGCAGGTGGACCGGAGCGGAGGCGTTCACGAGCTTCGACCGGCCGTGGTCATCGTCGCCCCGCAGCCTCAAGCACGTCGCCGACCTGCAGCTCGCGCTGGGCGTCACCCGGTTCTGCATCCACACCTCGCCCCATCAGCCGCTCGGCGCTCCGCCGCCCGGGGTGGCACTCGCGCCGTTCCTGGGTCAGGCGTTCACGGTCAACGAGACCTGGGCCGACATGGCGGGACCGTGGATCGACTACCTCGCGCGCTCGTGCGCGCTGCTCTCCGCCGGCGAGCCCGCCGTCGAGATCGCCGTGTTCATCGGCGAGGAGGCGCCGGTCACCGCGCTGTTCGGCGACGCCTACGACACCGCCGTGCCCGACGGGTTCGACTTCGACTACGTGGGATCCGACGCGCTCGCACTGCTGCGCGTCGGGGACGACGGCGCCCTGAGGTCGCCGGGCGCGCGATACCGGCTGCTGTTCCTCGGGGGATCCAGCCGCAGACTCACGGTGGCGACACTGCGTCACGTGAAGCGGCTCCTCGACGCGGGTGCGACGATCGTGGGCCCGGCACCGGACAGCTCACCGTCGCTCGGCGACGACGACGGCGAGTTCCGGCGGCTTCGCCAGGAGGTCTGGGCCGCGGGGCGCGAGGCCGGCCGCGTCATCGCCACCTCGGACCTGGCCGCCGCGCTGGCGCTCCTCGACCTGCGGCCGGAGTTCGAGATCACCGGCGCCCCGGTGCGCACCATCGCACGCCTCGTGGACGGACATCGGGTGACGTTCCTGGCCAATCCGGCCGGCCACGACGTTCGCGTGCGGATCCTCGTTCCCGAGCGCGTCGGCGCCCTGAGCGCCTGGGACCCTGTCGAGCTGCGTGCCGTGGCGCTCCCCGCCGTCCGCGCCGACGGCGCGCGCCTCGCAGTCGACGTCACGCTCCCCGCGTTCGGGTCGCTGTTCGTCGTCCCCGACGCGGCGGGTGCGGCACCGACGGCGCCTGCGGCGACGCAGGTTCACGCGGCATCCGTGCGCCCGCTCGGCGGCCGCGGGTGGACTCTCGCCCTACCTGGCCGGCGCGAAATCGCGCTGGCGGTCGGCCCGGGGCTGTGGACGGAGCTCGGCGCCGATGGGAGCGGATTTTCGGGGACCGGGATCTATCGGGCGGAGTTCGACGTGAGCGAGACGGTCGAGGACGGACGTGCCTGGATCGATCTCGGCCGCCTCCACGACATCGCGCGGGTCGTCGTCAACGGCGTCGACTGCGGCGTCGCCTGGACGGCGCCTTTCCGGGTGGAGGTCACCGCGGCGCTGCGGGTCGGCGCCAACGTGATCGAGGTGGCGGTGGCGACCCCCTGGCGCAACCGGCTGGTCGCCGAGGCCGGGCATCCATCGGGCGAGATCTTCCCGCCGATGACGGAGGTGTTCGAGCCGTCGGCCGAGCCGCTGCCCGCGGGGCTCGCAGGACCGGTCACCGTCCGTCTTGAGAATGGCGGCTGA
- a CDS encoding family 43 glycosylhydrolase, whose protein sequence is MADRTTFRNPVLGGDRPDPAVIKVGGEYWMTYSSFEAAPGLLLYRSRDLVNWTYECAALPEPLGSTFAVDIAEHDGRFFIYIPFIPAPWSPLTAPSIFVIHADSMAGPWSEPIDLGIRWAIDPGHVVGEDGRRYLFVNGIRRIALTDDGLATDGELEQVYDGWRYPDDWITEAYALEGPKLFRRGDWFYLVSAVGGTGGPPTGHMVIVARSRSIHGPWENSPHNPVARTTDASQTWWSRGHATMLPGPAGDWWMISHGYENGYRTLGRQILLEPIAWSDDGWPLGVRGDIGADVEAPAGAAAQRPPAAYHDDFSTLRLGERWAFHAPQPGETARLALDDGLVLSGKGTGPGDTSPLAVLTGDHSYEVEVDLELVGDDAEGGLLLFFNDRLFCGMGIDAERMRSYAGGHVTHWREPAPAVRRLQLRLRNDEHIVTGWYREPGGQWTRHAIRYEVSGYHANTMADLLSLRPALYAAGKGAVRFRDFRYRPLG, encoded by the coding sequence ATGGCTGACCGGACCACGTTCCGCAATCCCGTCCTGGGTGGGGACCGGCCCGACCCGGCCGTCATCAAGGTGGGCGGCGAGTACTGGATGACGTACTCGTCGTTCGAGGCCGCGCCGGGACTGCTGCTCTACCGCTCGCGCGACCTCGTGAACTGGACCTACGAGTGCGCGGCGCTTCCCGAGCCGCTGGGCAGCACGTTCGCGGTCGACATCGCCGAGCACGACGGCCGCTTCTTCATCTACATCCCGTTCATCCCCGCACCGTGGTCGCCGCTGACCGCCCCGTCGATCTTCGTGATCCACGCCGACTCGATGGCGGGTCCGTGGTCAGAGCCCATCGACCTGGGGATCCGGTGGGCGATCGACCCCGGCCACGTGGTCGGGGAGGACGGCAGACGCTACCTCTTCGTCAACGGCATCCGTCGCATCGCGCTCACCGACGACGGTCTGGCAACCGACGGCGAGCTCGAGCAGGTGTACGACGGCTGGCGCTACCCCGACGACTGGATCACCGAGGCGTACGCGCTCGAGGGGCCCAAGCTGTTCCGGCGCGGCGACTGGTTCTACCTCGTCAGCGCCGTGGGCGGCACGGGTGGTCCGCCCACGGGGCACATGGTCATCGTCGCGCGGTCGCGATCGATCCATGGGCCGTGGGAGAACAGCCCGCACAATCCCGTCGCGAGGACGACGGATGCCTCGCAGACCTGGTGGTCGCGAGGACACGCGACGATGCTGCCCGGGCCGGCCGGTGACTGGTGGATGATCTCGCACGGCTATGAGAACGGGTACCGCACCCTGGGACGGCAGATTCTCCTCGAGCCGATCGCGTGGTCGGACGACGGCTGGCCCCTCGGGGTGCGCGGCGACATCGGGGCCGATGTGGAGGCTCCCGCGGGCGCTGCGGCGCAAAGGCCGCCCGCGGCGTACCACGACGACTTCTCGACCCTGCGACTCGGTGAGCGGTGGGCGTTCCACGCACCGCAGCCCGGTGAGACGGCGCGCCTCGCGCTCGACGACGGCCTCGTGCTCAGCGGAAAGGGCACGGGTCCCGGCGACACCTCACCGCTCGCCGTCCTCACCGGCGACCACTCCTACGAGGTGGAGGTCGATCTCGAACTCGTCGGCGACGACGCCGAGGGGGGCCTTCTCCTCTTCTTCAACGACCGGCTCTTCTGCGGCATGGGCATCGACGCCGAGCGGATGCGCAGCTACGCCGGCGGGCACGTCACGCACTGGCGGGAGCCGGCGCCCGCCGTTCGTCGCCTGCAGCTGCGCCTGCGCAACGACGAGCACATCGTCACCGGCTGGTACCGGGAGCCCGGCGGCCAGTGGACCCGCCACGCGATCCGGTACGAGGTGTCGGGATATCACGCCAACACGATGGCCGACCTCTTGAGCCTTCGTCCCGCGCTGTACGCCGCCGGGAAAGGCGCGGTCCGCTTCCGCGACTTCCGGTACCGCCCGCTCGGCTGA
- a CDS encoding C-glycoside deglycosidase beta subunit domain-containing protein, whose protein sequence is MLLERDLIQSVGFRNVRDGGEVTGFQFRLRMPSYRGMAASLIDGVSVRVGDLVDVPADVPRWTFGDRTYSLQELWDSDGVRWPLEEAAIVTVPHPGGLPEGTHEVSIQLRLRMSYIPKEHQPSTYDVSRHITLTSAEDGGPFQYGVSLYSFMTDYGTVMDLETAFAAVSDVGATGIEILGEGHIERYPEPTTAWIDRWFALLETYSLEPTNYGSWIDTRLHSSGANARDLTATEGAAMLQRDLRLAKQLGFRFVRPKIGVVSSDLIPHPIWTESVERSLDLAAELDVVICPEIHSPTPIRHEVVDDYIGLIERTGTKHFGLLLDTGIFQDRPIPLKPGELPGRRPAFMDGIAVDPADIADIAKYVVFIQAKFHEIDENLEDQQIPWEPVLRALKDAGYTGYLSSEYEGERTPWRSIEQVRRQHSLIRSIASRL, encoded by the coding sequence ATGCTTCTCGAACGAGACCTCATCCAGTCCGTCGGCTTCCGCAACGTCCGCGACGGGGGTGAGGTGACCGGCTTCCAGTTCCGCCTGCGCATGCCGTCGTACCGCGGGATGGCGGCATCCCTCATCGACGGCGTCTCGGTGCGCGTCGGCGACCTCGTCGACGTTCCCGCCGATGTGCCGCGGTGGACGTTCGGCGACCGGACGTACTCGCTGCAGGAACTGTGGGACTCCGACGGCGTGCGCTGGCCGCTGGAGGAGGCGGCGATCGTCACGGTGCCCCACCCGGGCGGGCTGCCGGAGGGGACGCACGAGGTCTCGATCCAGCTGCGCCTGCGCATGTCGTACATCCCCAAGGAGCATCAGCCCTCGACGTACGACGTCTCGCGCCACATCACCCTCACGTCGGCGGAGGACGGCGGCCCTTTCCAGTACGGCGTGAGCCTCTACAGCTTCATGACCGACTACGGCACGGTGATGGACCTCGAGACCGCCTTCGCCGCGGTCTCCGACGTCGGCGCGACGGGGATCGAGATCCTCGGCGAGGGGCACATCGAGCGGTACCCCGAACCCACCACCGCCTGGATCGACCGCTGGTTCGCCCTGCTCGAGACCTACTCGCTGGAGCCGACGAACTACGGGTCGTGGATCGACACGCGGCTGCACTCCAGCGGCGCGAACGCGCGCGACCTCACGGCGACGGAGGGCGCCGCGATGCTGCAGCGCGACCTCCGGCTCGCGAAGCAGCTGGGCTTCCGCTTCGTGCGGCCGAAGATCGGCGTCGTCTCGAGCGACCTGATCCCACACCCGATCTGGACCGAGTCGGTCGAGCGGTCGCTCGACCTCGCCGCCGAGCTCGACGTCGTCATCTGCCCCGAGATCCACTCGCCGACGCCCATCAGGCACGAGGTGGTCGACGACTACATCGGGCTCATCGAGCGCACCGGCACGAAGCACTTCGGGCTGCTGCTGGACACCGGCATCTTCCAGGACCGTCCGATTCCGCTGAAGCCCGGTGAGCTGCCCGGCCGTCGCCCCGCCTTCATGGACGGGATCGCGGTGGACCCCGCCGACATCGCCGACATCGCGAAGTACGTCGTCTTCATCCAGGCGAAGTTCCACGAGATCGACGAGAACCTCGAGGATCAGCAGATCCCCTGGGAGCCGGTGCTGCGTGCCCTCAAGGACGCCGGCTACACCGGCTACCTCTCCAGCGAGTACGAGGGGGAGCGCACCCCGTGGCGCTCCATCGAGCAGGTGCGCCGCCAGCACTCGCTCATCCGCTCGATCGCCTCCCGTCTCTGA
- a CDS encoding C-glycoside deglycosidase beta subunit domain-containing protein, protein MPNGLIAEDSLRPHPEGLALKLTIPWYRSLWLSSVSTLRVTVDGTEIPAGDLAFELAGRRYAVAELPQQSETLWFLQQHPLLVVRLDQPAALGEAHAIEIFGELRLPYMQIAPGEDGGPGLYVPNIVRQSLTLTVTETDAAPLATTSDVAPPPPAAADDPFQLGLTLYSASAEFRAGWYDFDGLLDRVAELGIGPGIEIVASQVLPTYPVVSDEFVVQWRAAFDRHGFDASSFGANLDMGRRRDRDMTPDEEFAFSERLFQGAKKLGFPLVRIQSAKPELLRRLLPVAETLELKLAYEIHAPMGPNSPEIMKVRDVYADLDSPLLGFVADFSSTMHAMSPTLLRAVRRAGLDDEAVERLQQIWATDASMRERQQEFIGYLQGRDFDPGRLGAFAHLAFNMHGHVDPREWADIMPQILHVHAKFYDIDEDGQEPAIDYPELVRVFVEGGYRGYWSSEWEGHAFAELGEVDPLLLVRRQHDLIRRSMRAVAGARV, encoded by the coding sequence ATGCCCAACGGACTCATCGCCGAAGACAGCCTCCGCCCGCACCCCGAGGGGCTCGCGCTCAAGCTCACGATCCCCTGGTACCGCAGCTTGTGGCTCTCGTCCGTCTCAACCCTGCGCGTCACGGTCGACGGCACCGAGATCCCTGCAGGCGACCTCGCCTTCGAGCTCGCCGGGCGCCGGTACGCGGTCGCCGAGCTGCCGCAGCAGAGCGAGACGCTGTGGTTCCTGCAGCAGCATCCGCTCCTCGTCGTCCGCCTCGACCAGCCCGCCGCCCTCGGCGAGGCGCACGCCATCGAGATCTTCGGCGAGCTGCGCCTGCCGTACATGCAGATCGCGCCGGGCGAGGACGGCGGGCCCGGCCTCTACGTGCCCAACATCGTCCGGCAGTCGCTCACGCTGACCGTGACGGAGACGGATGCCGCACCTCTCGCGACCACGTCGGATGTGGCGCCCCCGCCCCCTGCCGCCGCGGACGACCCCTTCCAGCTCGGCCTCACCCTGTACTCGGCGAGCGCGGAGTTCCGCGCCGGCTGGTACGACTTCGACGGGCTGCTGGACCGTGTGGCCGAGCTCGGCATCGGACCGGGGATCGAGATCGTGGCCTCCCAGGTGCTGCCGACGTACCCCGTGGTCTCGGACGAGTTCGTCGTGCAGTGGCGCGCCGCGTTCGACCGCCACGGCTTCGATGCGAGCTCGTTCGGCGCGAACCTCGACATGGGTCGCCGCCGTGACCGCGACATGACGCCCGACGAGGAGTTTGCGTTCAGTGAGCGGCTGTTCCAGGGCGCGAAGAAGCTGGGCTTCCCGCTCGTGCGCATCCAGAGCGCCAAACCCGAGCTGCTGCGACGCCTGCTGCCGGTCGCCGAGACCCTCGAGCTCAAGCTCGCGTATGAGATCCACGCCCCGATGGGCCCGAACTCACCCGAGATCATGAAGGTGCGCGACGTCTACGCCGACCTCGACTCACCGCTGCTCGGCTTCGTCGCCGACTTCTCCTCGACCATGCACGCGATGTCGCCCACGCTGCTGCGCGCCGTCCGCCGCGCCGGTCTCGACGATGAGGCGGTCGAGCGGCTGCAGCAGATCTGGGCGACGGACGCCTCGATGCGCGAACGGCAGCAGGAGTTCATCGGCTACCTCCAGGGCCGGGACTTCGATCCCGGGCGTCTCGGCGCGTTCGCGCACCTCGCGTTCAACATGCACGGGCACGTCGACCCTCGCGAGTGGGCCGACATCATGCCGCAGATCCTGCACGTGCACGCGAAGTTCTACGACATCGACGAGGACGGCCAGGAGCCGGCGATCGACTACCCCGAGCTCGTTCGCGTCTTCGTCGAGGGCGGCTACCGAGGCTACTGGTCGAGCGAGTGGGAGGGGCACGCGTTCGCCGAGCTGGGCGAGGTCGACCCGCTGCTCCTCGTGCGCAGGCAGCACGACCTCATCCGGCGCTCGATGCGCGCGGTGGCCGGCGCCCGTGTCTGA
- a CDS encoding LysR family transcriptional regulator, with amino-acid sequence MSDQPLLSRLDLNLLVALDALLTERSVTRAAERLHLSQPALSASLARLRTHFNDPILARRGNTYELTPLALRLTEHTTTALEAARRVFESQATWSPRDSTREFSVYGSDYGFATIGSEVSRLAAESAPGVRFRFMLHNPSIVDDALNRLRAADGMVIPHGHLTDLPYADLWRDDWVVVASASNDLVGDELSMDVLGALPWVFTYQSRTAFTSAARQLQQLGIEPRVEAVVESFLALPHFIAGTDRLGLIQAGLAHVAESVAGVRTLPAPFDATPVVNALWWHPVHGRDPEHAWMRGIFEQAAANVSARRSPSEAVASAEVTARA; translated from the coding sequence GTGTCGGACCAACCGCTCCTCTCCCGGCTGGATCTCAACCTGCTCGTCGCCCTGGACGCCCTCCTGACCGAGCGCAGCGTCACCCGCGCCGCCGAGCGGCTGCACCTCAGCCAACCCGCGCTGAGCGCCTCGCTCGCACGCCTCCGCACGCACTTCAACGACCCGATCCTCGCGCGGCGCGGCAACACCTACGAGCTCACCCCGCTCGCGCTCCGGCTGACGGAGCACACCACGACCGCGCTCGAGGCCGCTCGCCGCGTCTTCGAGAGCCAGGCGACCTGGAGCCCGCGCGACTCCACGCGCGAGTTCTCCGTCTACGGATCCGACTACGGGTTCGCCACCATCGGCAGCGAGGTGTCGCGCCTGGCCGCCGAGTCCGCGCCGGGGGTCCGCTTCCGGTTCATGCTGCACAACCCGTCGATCGTCGACGACGCCCTCAACCGCCTGCGGGCCGCCGACGGCATGGTGATCCCGCACGGCCACCTCACCGACCTCCCCTACGCCGACCTCTGGCGCGACGACTGGGTGGTCGTCGCGTCGGCGAGCAACGACCTGGTCGGCGACGAGCTCAGCATGGACGTGCTCGGCGCGCTGCCCTGGGTGTTCACCTACCAGTCGCGCACGGCGTTCACCTCGGCGGCGCGGCAGCTGCAGCAGCTCGGCATCGAGCCGCGCGTCGAGGCGGTCGTGGAGAGCTTCCTCGCCCTGCCCCACTTCATCGCCGGCACGGACCGTCTCGGCCTCATCCAGGCCGGCCTCGCACACGTCGCCGAGTCGGTCGCCGGCGTCCGCACGCTGCCGGCGCCCTTCGACGCCACACCCGTGGTCAACGCGCTGTGGTGGCATCCCGTCCACGGCCGTGATCCCGAGCACGCGTGGATGCGCGGCATCTTCGAGCAGGCCGCGGCCAACGTGTCGGCACGTCGGTCGCCGTCGGAAGCGGTCGCCAGCGCGGAGGTCACGGCTCGAGCGTGA